In Hamadaea flava, a genomic segment contains:
- a CDS encoding alkyl/aryl-sulfatase, producing the protein MTTGEMIFAYADRRDFDDADRGLIAALDPAIVRNDRGEVVWDNDAYTSFLTGDAAETVHPSLWRQSTLVAKQGLFEVTEGIYQVRGLDLSNISFVEGETGVIVIDPLISVETAAAALALYRANRGERPVTGVIYTHSHVDHFGGVKGVVTEEDVASGRVPIIAPEGFLEHAISENVYAGTAMARRAGYMYGAALPRGPQGQVGAGLGQTTSTGLVTLIKPTVDITETGQALTVDGVRMVFQLAPGTEAPAEMHFLFPDRRALCMAENATHTLHNLLTLRGAVVRDPHAWARYLTEAIELFAGQVDVVFASHHWPTWGADNVVEFLSLQRDLYAYLHDQTVRMINKGLTGIEIAELMQAQMPPELQKAWHTHGYYGSVSHNVKAIYQRYMGWYDGNPARLWQHPPQEAASRYVDFMGGADVVVEKASASADSGDLRWAAQVLDHVVFAEPDHKPARTLLADVLERLGFGVENGTWRNVYLSGAYELRQGNFGTPTETNAPDVLAELPPEMFFDALAVQVDGPKAWDLDLAVGWRFPDHGKSFRTTLRNGVFSYVQDGQGDVGLTATVPRSALPYLALGDLAKAKANGLALDGDTAVLQQLMGVLDPGDPNFNIIEP; encoded by the coding sequence ATGACGACGGGTGAGATGATCTTCGCGTACGCCGACCGCCGGGACTTCGACGACGCCGACAGGGGCCTGATCGCCGCCCTCGATCCGGCGATCGTGCGGAACGACCGTGGCGAGGTCGTGTGGGACAACGACGCGTACACGTCGTTTCTGACCGGGGACGCGGCCGAGACCGTCCATCCGAGCCTGTGGCGGCAGTCGACGTTGGTCGCCAAGCAGGGCCTGTTCGAGGTCACCGAGGGCATTTACCAGGTACGCGGCCTGGACCTGTCGAACATCTCGTTCGTCGAGGGCGAGACCGGCGTCATCGTGATCGACCCGCTGATCTCCGTGGAGACGGCCGCGGCGGCGCTGGCGTTGTACCGGGCCAACCGGGGCGAGCGGCCGGTCACCGGAGTCATCTACACGCACAGTCACGTCGACCACTTCGGCGGCGTCAAGGGCGTCGTGACCGAGGAGGACGTGGCGTCCGGGCGGGTGCCGATCATCGCGCCGGAGGGCTTCCTCGAGCATGCGATCTCCGAGAATGTGTACGCGGGCACGGCGATGGCTCGCCGGGCGGGCTACATGTACGGGGCGGCGCTCCCGCGTGGCCCGCAGGGTCAGGTCGGCGCAGGACTGGGTCAGACGACCTCGACCGGGCTGGTCACCCTGATCAAGCCGACGGTCGACATCACCGAGACCGGCCAGGCGTTGACCGTCGACGGGGTGCGGATGGTGTTCCAGCTGGCTCCGGGCACCGAGGCGCCGGCGGAGATGCACTTCCTGTTCCCGGACCGGCGGGCGTTGTGCATGGCGGAGAACGCGACGCACACGCTGCACAACCTGCTCACCTTGCGCGGCGCGGTGGTACGCGATCCGCACGCCTGGGCCCGGTATCTCACCGAGGCGATCGAGTTGTTCGCCGGGCAGGTCGACGTGGTGTTCGCCTCGCACCACTGGCCGACCTGGGGCGCGGACAACGTCGTGGAGTTCCTCAGTCTTCAGCGCGACCTGTACGCGTACCTGCACGACCAGACCGTCCGGATGATCAACAAGGGGTTGACCGGGATCGAGATCGCCGAGCTGATGCAGGCGCAGATGCCCCCGGAGCTGCAGAAGGCGTGGCACACCCACGGTTACTACGGGTCGGTCAGCCACAACGTCAAGGCGATCTATCAGCGCTACATGGGCTGGTACGACGGCAACCCGGCCCGGCTGTGGCAGCATCCGCCGCAGGAGGCCGCCAGCCGGTACGTCGACTTCATGGGCGGCGCGGACGTGGTCGTCGAGAAGGCCAGCGCCTCGGCCGACAGCGGCGACCTGCGCTGGGCGGCGCAGGTGCTCGATCACGTCGTGTTCGCCGAGCCGGACCACAAGCCCGCGCGTACGCTGCTGGCAGACGTCCTGGAGCGGCTCGGCTTCGGCGTCGAGAACGGCACCTGGCGCAACGTCTACCTGTCCGGCGCCTATGAGCTGCGGCAGGGCAACTTCGGTACGCCGACCGAGACCAACGCCCCCGATGTGCTGGCCGAACTGCCGCCGGAGATGTTCTTCGACGCCCTCGCGGTACAGGTCGACGGCCCGAAGGCGTGGGATCTCGACTTGGCCGTGGGCTGGCGGTTCCCCGACCACGGCAAGTCGTTCCGCACCACGCTTCGCAACGGTGTCTTCTCCTATGTGCAGGACGGTCAGGGCGACGTCGGCCTCACCGCGACCGTTCCCCGGTCCGCGCTGCCGTACCTCGCGCTCGGCGACCTTGCGAAGGCCAAGGCGAACGGGCTGGCGCTCGACGGCGACACCGCGGTTCTGCAGCAGCTGATGGGCGTGCTGGACCCGGGCGATCCGAACTTCAACATCATCGAGCCGTGA
- a CDS encoding MDR family NADP-dependent oxidoreductase: MITREIQLTAQITGYPQRGDFTVVETELGDAEVVVRTDYLGLAATYLELMRADCHLPIPGWQPGQRVGVTAIGTVLRSDSSALQPGDLVQSMSGWSTHSAGPAASYVKLDRDAYAEPSFHLAQGPTAYYGIADVAKVGPDDVVFVSGAAGGVGSLAGQIARNLGAAKVIGSAGSRSKVDYLVSELGFDAAFDYHEDPVAALRELAPEGITVFFDTVGGALYDAALEVARPGARFALCGSLSTQLGDAAERFPEPDRAAALAKEIELMPFSCYHTPDQIAAWHTHFRSWLDQGSFTYPQTTVEADIDGVPDAFLALLRGEYRGNVSVRLP; this comes from the coding sequence ATGATCACTCGTGAGATTCAGCTGACCGCCCAGATCACCGGCTACCCCCAGCGCGGGGACTTCACGGTCGTGGAGACCGAACTCGGCGACGCCGAAGTCGTCGTGCGTACCGACTATCTCGGTCTGGCCGCTACCTACCTGGAACTCATGCGAGCCGACTGCCACCTGCCGATCCCGGGTTGGCAGCCCGGTCAGCGCGTCGGCGTGACCGCCATCGGCACCGTGCTGCGGTCGGACAGCTCGGCGCTGCAGCCCGGTGACCTGGTCCAGTCGATGAGCGGCTGGAGTACGCACTCGGCCGGCCCGGCCGCGTCCTACGTCAAGCTGGACCGGGACGCGTACGCCGAGCCGAGTTTCCACCTCGCCCAGGGCCCGACGGCCTACTACGGAATCGCGGACGTGGCCAAGGTCGGCCCGGACGACGTCGTGTTCGTCTCCGGCGCCGCCGGCGGCGTCGGCTCCCTCGCGGGCCAGATCGCGCGCAACCTCGGCGCGGCCAAGGTGATCGGGAGCGCCGGCAGCCGGTCCAAGGTCGACTATCTGGTGAGCGAGCTGGGCTTCGACGCCGCCTTCGACTACCACGAGGACCCGGTCGCGGCGCTACGGGAACTGGCTCCCGAAGGCATCACGGTCTTCTTCGACACCGTCGGCGGCGCGCTCTACGACGCGGCGTTGGAGGTCGCCCGCCCCGGTGCGCGGTTCGCGTTGTGCGGCTCGTTGTCCACGCAGCTGGGCGATGCGGCTGAGCGTTTTCCGGAGCCCGACCGCGCTGCCGCGCTGGCGAAGGAAATCGAGCTGATGCCCTTCTCCTGCTACCACACGCCGGATCAGATCGCGGCCTGGCACACCCACTTCCGCAGCTGGCTCGACCAGGGCTCCTTCACCTACCCGCAGACCACCGTGGAGGCAGACATCGACGGAGTGCCCGACGCGTTCCTGGCCCTGCTGCGCGGCGAATACCGCGGCAACGTCTCGGTACGCCTGCCATGA
- a CDS encoding TetR/AcrR family transcriptional regulator — translation MANSELPQARSSAKRRRLSAAAAQVLHQRGVERTTIADIARAADVPVGNVYYYFKTKDDLVHAALAEQAQSLAELTAVLEQGPDPIDRLHGLVDAWVGQRDVAARYGCPTGSLATDVGKRDDGDLDAEAGRVMRLSLDWCERQLIEARVPDAADHALTLVSAYQGMSVMANALRDPEVMTREGARLNRWLESLRP, via the coding sequence ATGGCTAACTCAGAACTGCCGCAGGCGCGATCGTCTGCTAAACGCCGCCGCTTGTCCGCCGCTGCCGCGCAGGTGCTGCACCAGCGCGGGGTCGAGCGCACCACGATCGCCGACATCGCCCGGGCCGCCGACGTGCCGGTGGGGAACGTCTACTACTACTTCAAGACCAAGGACGACCTGGTCCACGCGGCCCTGGCCGAGCAGGCGCAGTCGCTCGCCGAGCTGACCGCCGTCCTGGAGCAGGGCCCCGATCCGATCGACCGCCTCCACGGGCTGGTCGACGCCTGGGTCGGCCAGCGCGACGTCGCGGCCCGCTACGGCTGCCCGACCGGCTCACTGGCCACCGACGTCGGCAAGCGCGACGACGGCGACCTCGACGCCGAAGCCGGGCGGGTGATGCGGCTGTCACTCGATTGGTGCGAGAGGCAGCTCATCGAGGCGCGCGTGCCCGACGCGGCCGACCACGCGCTCACCCTCGTCTCGGCGTACCAGGGCATGAGCGTGATGGCCAACGCGTTGCGTGACCCGGAGGTCATGACCCGCGAGGGCGCGCGGCTGAACCGCTGGCTGGAGTCGCTCAGGCCGTAG
- a CDS encoding NAD(P)H-binding protein — translation MIVITGATGNVGRTLVRLVSSSGHAVTAVSRGIEPSEVPAGVRAVAADLADPASLRPALDGADALFLLVAGDDPDGIVAEARAAGVHRIVLLSSQGAGTRPDAYAHAARFEDAVTGSGLDWTVLRSGGLASNAYAWVQPIKTARVAPSPFGDVGLPFIDPDDVAATAAAVLTSDAHKGQTYVLTGPALTTPRQRAAAIEAALGEPIRFVEQARDEAYAQMTQFMPAPVAEGTLAILGTPTAEEQQISPDVERILGRPGTPFAEWARRNAPAFR, via the coding sequence ATGATCGTCATCACCGGAGCCACCGGCAACGTCGGCCGCACCCTCGTCCGCCTGGTCTCCTCGTCCGGCCATGCCGTCACCGCCGTTTCGCGCGGCATCGAGCCTTCCGAAGTGCCGGCGGGCGTACGCGCGGTGGCGGCCGACCTGGCCGACCCGGCGAGCCTGCGGCCCGCCCTCGACGGCGCGGACGCACTGTTCCTCCTGGTCGCGGGGGACGATCCGGACGGCATCGTCGCCGAGGCCCGTGCGGCGGGCGTACACCGGATCGTGCTGCTCTCGTCGCAGGGCGCGGGCACCCGGCCGGACGCGTACGCCCACGCGGCGCGCTTCGAGGACGCGGTGACCGGATCGGGGCTCGACTGGACCGTCCTGCGTTCGGGCGGGCTCGCGTCCAACGCGTACGCCTGGGTGCAGCCGATCAAGACGGCCCGGGTCGCTCCCTCCCCGTTCGGCGACGTCGGCCTGCCCTTCATCGACCCGGACGACGTCGCCGCGACCGCTGCGGCCGTGCTGACCTCGGACGCACACAAAGGACAGACCTATGTGCTGACCGGACCGGCACTCACCACGCCCCGCCAACGGGCCGCTGCCATCGAGGCCGCGCTCGGCGAGCCGATCCGGTTCGTCGAACAGGCCCGCGACGAGGCGTACGCGCAGATGACGCAGTTCATGCCCGCGCCGGTGGCCGAAGGCACACTCGCCATCCTCGGTACGCCGACCGCCGAGGAGCAGCAGATCAGTCCCGACGTGGAGCGCATCCTCGGCCGCCCCGGTACGCCGTTCGCCGAATGGGCGCGCCGCAACGCACCGGCGTTCCGCTGA
- a CDS encoding winged helix DNA-binding domain-containing protein, translating to MTQLSHRALNRALLHRQHLLDRTGQPALDVIRRLVALQAQESNWPYVGLWSRIDGFVPADLTTLLADRQVVRSGLLRSTQHLAAADDFRRLRPLVQPVLDRTAGSAYFRRNRNGLTTDVLVTDGHALIGTGTVARRELARQLATRHPGCDGRILAGEYELRVPLVHDLATAAWGSWASRTSIAVTAFPTGDALPMPELIRRYLAAFGPATAADVQAWSGLTRLGEAIAGMADLRRHTGPDGQTLYDLADAELPDADTPAPVRLLPAYDNLLLGHADRTRVISDADRRHVMPGQARVRPTVLADGFVCGTWAFTDGAIRLDLFRPLTASERHALDEEIEGLLSFLTRADAIA from the coding sequence ATGACGCAGCTGTCCCACCGCGCTCTGAATCGGGCGTTGCTGCATCGCCAGCACCTGCTGGACCGTACCGGTCAGCCTGCGCTCGACGTGATCCGGCGACTGGTCGCGCTCCAGGCCCAGGAATCGAACTGGCCCTACGTCGGCCTGTGGAGCCGGATCGACGGGTTCGTCCCGGCCGATCTGACCACGCTGCTGGCCGACCGGCAGGTGGTCCGATCGGGCCTGTTGCGCAGCACCCAGCACCTCGCCGCAGCCGACGACTTCCGTCGGCTGCGGCCCCTCGTGCAACCGGTGCTCGACCGCACTGCCGGCTCGGCCTACTTCCGGCGTAATCGGAACGGCCTGACCACCGACGTCCTGGTGACCGACGGACATGCCCTGATAGGCACCGGGACCGTCGCGCGTCGAGAACTCGCCCGGCAGCTCGCGACCCGGCACCCCGGCTGCGACGGCCGGATCCTGGCCGGCGAATACGAGCTTCGCGTACCGCTGGTCCACGATCTGGCGACCGCGGCCTGGGGCAGCTGGGCCAGCCGGACCTCCATCGCCGTGACGGCCTTCCCAACCGGTGACGCCCTGCCGATGCCAGAGCTGATCCGGCGTTACCTGGCCGCCTTCGGCCCGGCGACCGCCGCCGACGTCCAAGCCTGGAGCGGGCTGACCCGGCTGGGCGAGGCCATCGCGGGGATGGCCGACCTGCGCCGGCACACCGGACCCGACGGTCAGACCCTGTACGACCTGGCCGACGCCGAGCTGCCGGACGCGGACACGCCTGCACCGGTGCGGCTCCTGCCCGCGTACGACAACCTGTTGCTCGGCCATGCCGACCGGACCCGGGTCATCAGCGACGCCGATCGCCGGCATGTCATGCCAGGGCAGGCCCGAGTACGCCCGACCGTCCTAGCCGACGGCTTCGTCTGCGGAACCTGGGCCTTCACCGATGGAGCCATCCGGCTCGACCTCTTCCGGCCGCTCACCGCATCCGAACGGCATGCCCTCGACGAGGAGATCGAGGGGCTGCTGTCCTTTCTGACCCGAGCCGACGCCATCGCCTGA
- a CDS encoding 3'-5' exonuclease, with product MEEAFGRFVNVVDVEATCWADRPPAGESSEIIEIGVCVVDTTEWRRTERFRILVRPRRSRVSSFCTELTGLTQSEVDGGLDFSAACAQLAGDLRGRFRTWASWGEYDRRQFERQCGPGGAAYPFGSRHINIKQHFADAFGLRRGIGMSQALAQAGLPLEGRHHRGDDDAWNIGALVLELARLGHPITTPPVPTS from the coding sequence GTGGAGGAGGCCTTCGGAAGATTCGTCAACGTCGTCGACGTCGAGGCGACCTGCTGGGCCGACCGGCCGCCGGCCGGGGAGTCGAGCGAGATCATCGAGATCGGCGTCTGCGTCGTCGATACCACGGAGTGGCGGCGTACGGAGCGCTTTCGCATTCTCGTGCGTCCCCGCCGATCCCGGGTCAGCTCGTTCTGCACCGAGCTGACCGGGCTCACCCAGTCCGAGGTGGACGGCGGCCTCGACTTCTCGGCGGCGTGCGCCCAGCTCGCCGGCGACCTGCGGGGCCGCTTCCGCACCTGGGCCAGCTGGGGCGAATACGACCGCCGTCAGTTCGAGCGTCAATGCGGTCCGGGCGGGGCCGCGTACCCGTTCGGCAGTCGCCACATCAACATCAAGCAACACTTCGCCGACGCCTTCGGGCTACGGCGCGGGATCGGCATGAGCCAGGCGCTCGCCCAGGCCGGCCTGCCGCTGGAGGGCCGCCATCACCGGGGCGACGACGACGCCTGGAACATCGGCGCGCTGGTGCTGGAGCTGGCCCGCCTCGGCCACCCGATCACCACCCCACCGGTGCCCACGTCTTGA
- a CDS encoding LacI family DNA-binding transcriptional regulator, which translates to MEIRQRVKMSDVARTAGVSVATVSKVVNGRWGVSQSTVDRVQQVIEMLGYEASLGAQSLRSHRTHVLGILVAEFEPFSTELLKGASAAADQTDYELLAYAAGTRGSKVGWERRSLARLSGTLIDGAILVTPTVLEAKQGVHVVAIDPHTGPSGMPTIDSDNFAGAQLATNYLLDLGHRRIGFIGGRPDLESARLREVGFRQAMAAAGVTVDETLVRVGGYRTETAEGPARELLSQANRPTAVFAANDLSAIATVTAANSLGLSVPDDLSVIGFDNVPESAMASPPLTTIKQPLQQMGAEALRLLVDLIAGVERDIHVRLPTELVVRASCRPLV; encoded by the coding sequence GTGGAGATCCGCCAGCGCGTGAAGATGTCGGACGTCGCCCGAACGGCCGGCGTCTCGGTGGCAACCGTCTCGAAGGTCGTCAACGGACGCTGGGGCGTCTCGCAGTCGACCGTCGACCGGGTGCAGCAGGTCATCGAGATGCTGGGCTACGAGGCGAGCCTCGGTGCGCAAAGCCTGCGCAGCCATCGCACCCACGTCCTGGGCATCCTGGTGGCGGAGTTCGAACCGTTCTCCACCGAGCTGCTCAAGGGCGCGTCGGCCGCGGCCGACCAGACCGACTACGAGCTGCTGGCGTACGCCGCCGGGACGCGCGGGTCGAAGGTCGGCTGGGAACGGCGATCGCTCGCCCGGCTGTCCGGGACGCTCATCGACGGCGCCATCCTGGTCACGCCCACCGTCCTGGAAGCCAAGCAGGGCGTGCACGTCGTGGCCATCGACCCGCACACGGGGCCGTCCGGCATGCCGACGATCGACTCCGACAACTTCGCCGGAGCCCAGCTCGCGACCAACTACCTGCTCGACCTCGGCCACCGCCGGATCGGCTTCATCGGCGGCCGGCCCGATCTCGAATCCGCCCGGCTGCGGGAGGTCGGCTTCCGGCAAGCGATGGCGGCCGCCGGGGTCACTGTGGACGAGACGCTGGTCCGCGTCGGCGGCTACCGGACCGAGACGGCCGAAGGCCCCGCCCGGGAGCTGCTCAGCCAGGCGAACCGGCCGACGGCGGTGTTCGCCGCGAACGACCTGTCCGCGATCGCCACGGTGACCGCGGCCAACAGCCTCGGCCTGTCCGTCCCGGATGACCTGTCGGTCATCGGGTTCGACAACGTGCCCGAGTCCGCGATGGCCTCACCGCCGCTGACCACCATCAAGCAGCCGCTCCAGCAGATGGGGGCCGAGGCGTTGCGCCTGCTCGTGGACCTGATCGCGGGCGTCGAGCGCGACATTCACGTCCGGCTGCCCACCGAGCTGGTGGTCCGGGCGAGCTGCCGGCCGCTGGTCTGA
- a CDS encoding DUF2255 family protein yields MSGWTAEELDRIDHTDELELASQRRDGTLRDPVTMWVVRDGDDLYVRSMHGRAGKWFRGTQVRDAGHIRSGGVDRDVSFVVDDGKALNDRIDKAYTSKYGRYGANIVGGVVNPDSRAATIRLVPTA; encoded by the coding sequence ATGTCTGGATGGACGGCCGAAGAGCTGGACCGGATCGACCACACCGACGAGTTGGAGCTGGCGTCCCAGCGGAGGGACGGAACGCTGCGGGACCCGGTGACGATGTGGGTCGTCCGGGACGGCGACGATCTCTACGTGCGCTCGATGCACGGCCGCGCCGGGAAATGGTTCCGGGGCACGCAGGTCCGCGACGCCGGGCACATCCGCTCCGGCGGCGTCGACCGGGACGTCTCGTTCGTCGTGGACGACGGCAAGGCGCTCAACGACCGCATCGACAAGGCGTACACGTCGAAATATGGCCGGTATGGCGCGAACATCGTGGGGGGCGTGGTGAATCCGGACTCGCGGGCCGCGACCATCCGCCTGGTGCCTACGGCCTGA
- a CDS encoding helix-turn-helix transcriptional regulator: MANTSSRTLRLLSLLQTHRHWAGVELADRLGISERTLRRDVDRLRDLGYPVQASRGTDGGYQLAPGAVLPPLLLDDEEAVALAVGMGDAAQSGIAGIEEAAVRALTKVVQVLPPRLRTRVNALRAMTVSPSSSGPVVPAEVLTLIAQACRDEERLRFRYTARGGPDTDREVEPHRVVALGGRWYLVAYDLTRHDWRSFRLDRLAEPHRTGARFRPRPLPADDPAAFVRAASGAPAPHTVTAYVHASADHVRRIVGQWGTIEPVNAGHCRLTMVSTSLDWPTQALGNVGADFDILGPPEFADHLRDWGTRFLRAAQQMQPRATS; this comes from the coding sequence ATGGCCAACACCAGCTCCCGTACGCTTCGCCTGCTCTCGTTGTTGCAGACCCATCGCCACTGGGCCGGCGTCGAGCTGGCCGATCGCCTCGGCATCTCGGAGCGCACCCTGCGCCGCGACGTCGACCGGCTCCGCGACCTCGGCTACCCGGTGCAGGCGTCGCGTGGCACCGACGGGGGTTACCAGCTCGCGCCCGGCGCGGTCCTGCCGCCGCTGCTGCTCGACGACGAGGAAGCGGTGGCCCTAGCAGTCGGCATGGGCGACGCCGCCCAGAGCGGGATCGCCGGCATCGAGGAGGCGGCCGTACGCGCGCTGACCAAAGTGGTGCAAGTGCTGCCGCCCCGACTGCGTACGCGGGTGAACGCGCTGCGTGCGATGACGGTCTCCCCCAGCTCGTCCGGACCGGTCGTGCCGGCCGAGGTGCTGACGCTCATCGCGCAGGCATGCCGGGACGAGGAGCGACTGCGTTTCCGGTACACCGCCCGAGGCGGGCCCGACACCGACCGCGAGGTCGAACCCCATCGCGTCGTTGCCCTGGGCGGCCGCTGGTACCTGGTCGCCTACGACCTGACCCGCCACGACTGGCGCAGCTTCCGCCTCGACCGGCTCGCCGAGCCTCATCGCACCGGCGCCCGATTCCGCCCCCGTCCGCTGCCCGCCGACGACCCAGCCGCCTTCGTCCGCGCCGCCTCCGGCGCGCCGGCCCCGCACACCGTCACCGCCTACGTCCACGCCTCCGCCGACCACGTACGCCGCATCGTCGGCCAGTGGGGCACGATCGAGCCCGTCAATGCCGGGCACTGCCGCCTCACCATGGTCTCCACCAGCCTCGACTGGCCGACCCAGGCACTGGGCAACGTCGGTGCGGACTTCGACATTCTCGGCCCGCCCGAGTTCGCCGACCATCTGCGCGACTGGGGCACCCGCTTCCTTCGCGCCGCCCAGCAGATGCAGCCGCGCGCAACCTCATGA
- a CDS encoding ADP-ribosylglycohydrolase family protein has translation MRVVLQESTRLGYAADSLAGLSVGDALGAQYFMVGRRVDDLLSGIVPPPVWEWTDDTEMACSVYWLLLEKQSIDQDLLAEVFAERCEPNRGYGVGAFVILHGIRQGVPWRDAAAAAFNGEGSCGNGAAMRVAPLGAYHVGEPERAAAQAALSAQVTHAHAEGVAGAVAVAVAASLAAAGRISGVRPKPGPFLDAVLARTPESTVRKGIARARRALHLPPDEVAYELGNGSLVTAQDTVPFTMWAAAKHLDDYPEAIRTCVRVGGDIDTTAAIVGGVVASYTGVDGVPAAWLTAREPLPTWLNETV, from the coding sequence ATGAGAGTTGTCCTACAGGAGAGCACGCGGCTGGGTTACGCCGCGGACAGTCTGGCCGGCCTGTCGGTCGGTGACGCGCTGGGAGCGCAATACTTCATGGTCGGCCGCCGGGTCGACGATCTACTGAGCGGAATTGTTCCGCCGCCGGTCTGGGAGTGGACCGACGACACCGAGATGGCCTGCTCGGTCTACTGGCTACTGCTCGAGAAGCAGTCGATCGACCAGGACCTGCTGGCCGAGGTCTTCGCCGAACGCTGCGAACCGAATCGCGGCTACGGCGTCGGCGCCTTCGTGATCCTGCACGGTATCCGGCAGGGCGTACCGTGGCGGGACGCCGCCGCTGCGGCCTTCAACGGCGAAGGCTCGTGCGGTAACGGGGCCGCGATGCGCGTCGCGCCGCTCGGTGCGTACCACGTGGGTGAGCCGGAGCGCGCCGCCGCCCAGGCCGCGTTGTCCGCGCAAGTCACCCACGCGCACGCCGAGGGGGTGGCCGGGGCCGTCGCGGTCGCGGTGGCGGCGAGTCTCGCGGCCGCAGGTCGAATCTCAGGGGTACGCCCAAAGCCGGGCCCGTTCCTGGACGCGGTGCTGGCGCGAACCCCGGAAAGCACCGTACGCAAAGGAATCGCGCGAGCAAGGCGCGCCCTGCACCTGCCGCCCGACGAGGTCGCCTACGAGCTCGGCAATGGCAGCCTTGTCACCGCGCAGGACACGGTGCCGTTCACGATGTGGGCGGCGGCCAAGCACCTCGACGACTACCCCGAGGCGATCCGCACCTGCGTACGCGTCGGCGGCGACATCGACACCACAGCCGCGATCGTCGGCGGCGTCGTCGCCTCGTACACCGGCGTGGACGGCGTCCCGGCGGCCTGGCTGACGGCGCGGGAACCACTGCCGACCTGGCTGAACGAGACCGTCTGA